Proteins co-encoded in one Phalacrocorax carbo chromosome 5, bPhaCar2.1, whole genome shotgun sequence genomic window:
- the TMBIM1 gene encoding protein lifeguard 3 produces MAQPSAPPLYDDKNPLYPPPPGGYPQPPHYARGYPQPEGYPAAGGYAQPGGYPAAGGYPQPGVAMPTMPVRFGADGIGDGSPFQSSDWDDRKVRHTFIRKVYAIISLQLLMTVGIIAVFTFVSPVHTFVRKNVAVYYASYAVFLVTYLVLVCCQGPRRRFPWNIILLSIFTLAMGLMTGTIASMYQTSAVLIAMLITAIVAIVVTIFCFQTKVDFTSCPGLFCVLGIVVMVTGIVTAIVLSFKYVPWLHMLYAAIGAIAFTLFLAYDTQLVLGNRKNTLSPEEYIYGALTIYTDIVYIFTFILQIVGRD; encoded by the exons ATGGCGCAGCCCAGTGCACCCCCCCTCTATGATGACAAGAACCCCCTGTACCCCCCGCCCCCAGGGGggtacccccagcccccccactaTGCCAGGGGGTACCCGCAGCCTGAGGGATACCCTGCAGCAGGGGGGTATGCACAGCCAGGGGGGTATCCAGCAGCAGGGGGATACCCCCAGCCAGGGGTGGCCATGCCCACCATGCCTGTTCGGTTTG GTGCTGATGGCATCGGGGACGGTTCCCCCTTCCAATCGTCTGACTGGGACGACAGGAAAGTCCGGCACACCTTCATCCGCAAG GTCTATGCCATcatctccctgcagctgctgatgACAGTGGGGATCATTGCTGTGTTCACCTTTGT ctccccagtcCACACCTTCGTCCGGAAGAATGTCGCTGTCTACTATGCCTCATA TGCCGTGTTCCTGGTGACCTACTTGGTGCTGGTCTGCTGCCAGGGTCCCCG GAGACGCTTCCCCTGGAACATCATCCTGTTGAGCATCTTT ACGCTGGCCATGGGGCTGATGACAGGGACAATCGCCAG CATGTACCAGACCAGTGCTGTCCTCATCGCCATGCTCATCACTGCCATCGTGGCCATTGTTGTCACCATCTTCTGCTTCCAGACCAAG GTTGATTTTACGTCATGTCCAGGGCTCTTCTGTGTGCTCGGCATCGTGGTCATGGTGACTGGGATTGTCACTGCCATTGTCCTCTCCTTCAAATAT GTCCCCTGGCTCCATATGCTGTATGCGGCCATTGGCGCCATTGCCTTCACCCTG TTCCTTGCCTATGACACCCAACTTGTGCTGGGGAACAGGAAGAACACGCTGAGCCCCGAGGAATATATCTATGGTGCCCTCACCATCTACACTGACATCGTCTACATCTTCACCTTCATCCTGCAAATTGTGGGCCGGGATTAG